A genomic window from Arvicola amphibius chromosome 5, mArvAmp1.2, whole genome shotgun sequence includes:
- the Rps21 gene encoding 40S ribosomal protein S21: MQNDAGEFVDLYVPRKCSASNRIIGAKDHASIQMNVAEVDRVTGRFNGQFKTYAICGAIRRMGESDDSILRLAKADGIVSKNF, encoded by the exons ATGCAGAACGACGCCGGCGAGTTCGTGGACCTGTACGTGCCGCGGAAATG CTCCGCGAGCAACCGCATCATTGGTGCCAAGGACCACGCGTCCATTCAGATGAACGTGGCCGAG GTTGACAGGGTCACAGGTCGGTTTAATGGCCAGTTTAAAACCTACGCTATCTGCGGGGCCATTCGCAGGATG gGCGAGTCAGATGATTCTATTCTCCGATTGGCTAAAGCTGATGGGATTGTCTCCAA GAATTTTTGA